The Actinoplanes sp. N902-109 genomic interval AGCTGGGCCGCAACCTGCAGACGAAGGAGCGCCGCCGGGACCCGAAGTTCCGGGCCGCGCTCAAGGCCACCCGCCGCAAGATCGGCAAGCAGATGCTCAAGGACTACGTGGTGCACCCCGCGCTGTCCGGCCCGTCGTTCCTGCACACGATCGCGGCCAATGCGACGGCCAACCTGATCCGCAACCTGTGGAGCCACTCGGTCATCATGTGCGGCCACTTCCCCAACGGCGTCGAGACGTTCGAGAAGACGTCGATCGAGGGCGAGACCCGCGGCGAGTGGTACCTGCGCCAGATGCTCGGCTCGGCCAACATCAGCGGTTCCAAGCTCATGCACATCATGACCGGCAACCTGTCGCACCAGATCGAGCACCACCTGTTCCCGGACATGCCCAGCAACCGCTACGCCCAGATCGCCCCCAAGATCAAGGACCTGTTCGAGCGGTACGGACTGAAGTACACCACCGGCCCGATGCCCAAGCAGGTCGCCTCGGCCTGGTGGAAGGTCATCCGGCTGTCGCTGCCCAGCAAGCCGGTCGCGGCCCGGCCGCCCGCCGGCGAGCGCCCGGCACCGACCGCCGACCCGGCCGCCCGCTGGCGCCGCGTGCCCGCCACCCCGGAACTCGCCCAGACCCGCTGACAACGCCGCGCCGCAACGGCAGTCTCGTCTGCCGTTGCGGCGCCTGGCTCAGTAGTGGCCGACGTAGTGGTAGCCCGCGTTGAGGCTGCCCGGGGCGGCGTGCACGGGTGCCAGCGCGTCGAACGGTTCGACGTCGAGGTCACGCAGGACGTCGGTGAAAGCGGCGTCGACCGTGGGCACGTCGACGGTGCCCGGGGCGGTGCCGTGCTCGACCCAGTCCATCAGCGGTTGCAGGAACTCCGGGACGCCGACCTCCGACGGGTTCGCCGACTCCGGGCCGAACAGGCAGTGGTAGCCCGCCGGGATCAGGTAGAGCCGGGTGTAGGCGCCGGCCCCGCCACGCTGCTGAACGGCGCGGTAGTAGTCGATGGTCGAGAACGGCGGGATGAACGGATCCACCCAGCCGTGATACATGATCAGCTTGCCGCCGTGCGCCCGGAACGCCGACAGGTCCGGGTCGTTGGCGTTGTACAGCGCGTCGCCGAGCACGTTGAGCCGGTCGAACGTGGCCTTGGTGAACCGTACGTCGGTGAGGCCGAAGCTCTCCGGCAGCACCGCCGGGTAGCCCAGGTACTTCAGATAGGTGAGCGCGATCCTCCCGGCGTTGCCGTTCAGCGGTGAACCCGAGCTCACCACGAACTGACCGATCCAGCCGAACTCGGAACCGTACGGCATCCCCCCGTTGAAGAGGCCGGCCGGTCCGCGGTAGAACGCCACGACCGTGGCGATCTGGGCGGGGGTCAGGCACCCCGGCTGATCGACGCCGGGCGGGCAGCGCAGCGACGACGGCTGGAAACCGCACCGGCGCGGGTCCCGGATCACCGCACCGCACGCGGCCACCACGGCGGCGTGCAGGGCGGGGATCTTCGCCGGCCCGAGGATCTGCCGCCCGTGCGCGTCGGTGTTGTGCACCGCCACCCACGCCTGCAGCAGCACCAGCGGCGCCTCGTTGCCCGCCGGTGCCCCGGCCAGGATGCCGTCGAAGTCGGCCGGGAACCGCTGGGCCAGCATCAGCCCCTGCCGCCCACCGGTCGAACACCCGTCGAAGTACCGGTGCGCCGGCCCACGCCCGTAGAACGCCGTCATCACCGCGTCCGAGGCACGTCGCAGCCGATGCTCCGAGGTCAGCCCCACTCGACCCGGGCCCGCGGGTCGGCACCCCAGGTCGCCGGTTGCGCCCCCGCGGCGTCACCGGTGTGCCCGGTGTCGTCGGCGGCCACCACCAGCGTCCGGGCCAGCGCGGCCGGGCAGCTGAACCCGAACAACGGGAACGCCAGATCCGGCACCGCACCGCACAGCCCGCCGCACCCCTGCTGCACGTACTGCCCGGTCCACCCGCGCACCGGCAGCTTGACCGTGAAGTGGGTGGCCGGCAGCAGCACCCCGCGCACCTCGCAATACCCGTCGGCGACGGTGGCCGAGCTGACCCCGCCCTGCGGCACCCGGGCGGTGATGAGCCCGGCACACGACGCCGGGCCGGGGCCGCGGGCTGCCCCGCACAACCCGGTCAGCACCAGCGCAGCGGCCGACAGCAGCGTCACTGCTTTGCGTATCAGCATGGATCCTCCCTCATGGAGGAAGGCTTCCACCGCCGGCCGCCCGGCGGATCGGCCCCGGGTCGGGACTTGCCGTCATCCCCGAGGATGACCCGCCCCGCCCCGGCGCGGGCATCGCCGGTCCCGCGCTCGGCTCAGCCGCGCTGCGTGCGGGCCACCAGAGCCTGGGCGACGTCGCGCAGCTTGCGGTTGGCGTCCTGGGAGACCTTGGACAGGATCGCGAAGGCCTCGTCGGGCGAACACCGGCGCTCCCCCATGATGATGCCCTTGGCCTGCTCGATGACCGCCCGGGACTCCATCGCCGCCTGCATGTGCTGCGCCAGCGTCATCGTGGTGTCGTAGAGGTGCGCGTTGGCCAGCGCCACCGCCGCGTAGCGCACGAAGGTGTGTGCCAGCGCCACCGCCTCCTCGTCGAAGGCGTGCGGTTCCGCGCCGTAGATGTTGAGCGCCCCGGAAACCGTGTCCAGGATCGGCAGGCCCACCGACAGCACGCTGCCCATGCCCGCCTCGGTGGCCCGGCCGGCCCAGGTTGCCCAGCGCGTCTCGGCGGCGGTGTCGGGCACCGAGACGGTGGCGTTGTCCGCGGCAGCCTGCAGGCAGGGGCCGCCGTCGAGGCGGTACTGCCATTCGTCGAGGGCGAGGGCGCGGTTGCCGGTGTACGCGGCGGTGTAGGCGCCCCGGTCGCGGACCAGGGTGATGGAGACCTCGCTGGCGCCGGGCAGGGTCTTCTGCGCCAGCTCGGCGACCCGGTCGAGGACCCCTTCGAGGTCGGTTTCGCCCAGCTTGATGCGGCCGAGTTCCGTGAGAGCGGAGAGGGAGTCGGTCGGCTCGTGCGCCATGGTGCGTCGGGATCCTTGCAGCGGTCAGCACGCGGACGCGGGTGCGAGGCGTGACGATGGTCGGTGAACGCGCCGCTGCTTGACGCTGGTCGCCGCCGATGCCCGAGGGCTCCGGACGAGCATCCCGATGATACCCAACCGGGCGCACGGCGCGATGCCCGCCGTTATGCGCCGCCGGCGATGATGTGCCGGGCCATGTCGGGCATCCGGGCGCTCGTGGTGGCGGCCCGGCTGCACAGGCTGCCGTAGGCCGCCTCGGCCGCGCACCGGTCGGCCGCCATGATCACGCCCAGCGCCTGCTGGATCAGCCCGCGGACGGCGAACGCCGCCGTCAGACCGGCGACCAGTTCGGCGCCGCCGTCGTCGAGGGCGTCGTCCGGGTGCGCCGCGGCCGTCCGCGGATCGAAGACGGCCCAGACGGCCGCGGTGAGCCGGCTCAGCGACTCGGGCCGGCGGCCGTACAGGTTGAGGGCGGCGACCGGGACGCCACGGGCCGCGAACAGCGGCACGGACAGCGAGGCCCGCAGGCCGATCCGGGTCGCGGCGTCGCGGAAGCCGGGCCAGACCATGGTCGCCCTGATGTTCGGTACGCCCACCACATGACCGCTCGTCGCGGCGTCCAGGCAGGGGCCGGCCCCGTCGGCGTACTGGGCGTCGTCCACCGCCGCGGCGAGGGCGCTGCTCGCGGCGACGGTCGTGTACCCGCCACCGTGGCTGCGGGTGATCGAGGCGTAGCTGATCGCGTCGATCCGGTCCGCCGCCAGCCCGGTGATCGTGGTCAGCAGGGCGGTGACCGCGGCGGCGGCGTCCGGGGTGCCGGCCAGCATGACCAGATGTTCGCGTAGCGGCCGCTCCGGATCCTGCATCGCCCCTCGTCCCCGCTCAGTCGTCCATGATCAAATTCGCCAGGTCGAACATCTCCAGAATCTGGCGAGTCATGCCTCGGGCGCCGCGCAGACTCAGCGTGTGCCCGGTGGCCGACGCACACCGGCGCGCCGCGAGCAGGGCGGTCGTGCCCGCCGCGCCGAAGAAGGTCACCTTGTTGAGATCGCACACCACGAACGGCCAGCTCTGCAGGGCCCGCAGCAATCCGGCCTGGAGCAGCGGCGCGGTGTCCAGGTCGACATCGCCCTCCACGGTCACGACGGCAGCCGGGGTGGCGGTGCCGGCGGCGCGGCGGGAGACCGTGGCGAGCCAGGTGCCGTCGTAACCGGTCACCGAGGCGGAGAACTCGCCGGGCGGTCCTTCGATCCAGGTGGGAAGAGGCCGAGGCATGGGCACACACTCCTGTCGTTGTGAAAACACGACGGGCACCCGTTTTGACCCAGCACCACACTATTACCCACGGCGCGATCCGCCAATCGGACACCGCGGGTGAGTTGCCGTCAGCTGGGGTACAAAGGACGACATGGATCCCACGGCGGCCTTCCGCGAGCTCGGCCAGATCAAGCTGGGCGAGACGGACCTCAAAGGAGTCCTCGACCGGATCGCCCGCCTCGCCAAGCAGACCGTCCCGGGAGCCGACGAGGTCTCCGTGACGCTGATCCCCGAGCGCGGCCCTTACACGATCTCCTGGACCGGCCAGCCCGCCCTCGAGGTCGACGAGCAGCAATACCGGGACGGCTCCGGCCCGTGCCTGGAGGCCGCCATGGGCAAGGCCACCCTGGCCATCCACGAGGTCGCGGGGGAAACCCGCTGGCCCGCCTGGGCCGAGCATGCCTGGTCCCGCGGGGTGCGCAGCTCGGCCTCGGTCGGCATGCCCATCCACGACAACGTCTCCGGCGGCCTCAACGTCTACTCCCGTGCGGTCGATGCCTTCGACGACGAGTCGCTGACCCTGCTCGAGACCTTCGCCGGCTACGCCGCCGTGGCCCTGGCCAACGCCCACCTGTACGACACCACGACCACCCTCGCCCAGCACATGCAGGCAGCCATGGAGTCCCGCGCGGTCATCGAACAGGCCAAGGGCATCATCATGGGCGAACGCCGCTGCAGCCCGGACGAGGCCTTCACCATCCTGGCCAAGCTCTCCCAGGACTCCAACCGCAAGCTCCGCGACGTCGCCGTCGCCCTGGTCAACCGCGCCCAGCGGCCCTGACCGGCTACAGCTTGCGTTCGATGACGACCAGGGTGCCGGTTGAGGTGGCGGTGACGCGGACGTCGCCGTAGGCGTTCATCAGGAGGGCGCCGCGGCCGCGGTCGAGGGGGGCCGGCCGGCCGCGCCAGCTGCCGTAGTCCTGCACGCTGATCCGGATCGCGTCGGGGCCGGTCTGCAGGCGCACGTCGACCTGGGGGCGGGTGGGTTGCTGGGCGTGCTCGACGGCGTTGTTGACCGCCTCGGTCGCGGCCAGTTGCAGGTCGCTGAGCAGGTCGTCGTCGACCGCGCCGGCCAGCGCGGCGCGCAGGTCGCGGCGCAGGGCCGAGGAGGCCGTCGGCACCAGCGGGTAGGTCCAGGTCCGGTCGATGTCGGCGCGGGTGGTGGTGGTCCGGGCCGGGCGCTGCGGTGGGTGCCGGCGCACGGCGATGGCGGCGATGTCGTCGGGTTGCGGCGGGGTGACGGCGGCCAGCGCGGCGGCGAGCAGATCGGTGGCGGGGGCGCCCAGGGCGGCCCGGCCGGCCCCACGGGCCAGCAGCCGCGCGACCCCGGCGTCGACCGGCTGGTCCCGGGTCTCCACCAGGCCGTCGGTGAAGAACAGCAGATAGTCACCCTCGTCCAGGGTCACGCTGTTCTCCGGGTACGTCGCCCCGGTGATCCCCAGCGGCGGCCCGACGGCACTGGGCAGCCACACCGGATCGTGCCCGGCCGACCAGCGGGCGGGGGCCAGATGCCCGGCGGAGCTCCAGGTGAGCCGGCCGGTGGCCGGGGTCAGCCGGGCCACCAGCACGGTGGCGAAGTATGCGCTGTTCAGCCGGTCGAGCATCGCCACGATCCGGGCCAGCAGCCGGTGCGGGGCGGGACCCTCGACGGCGTACGCGCGCACCGCGTTGCGCAGCTGGGCGGCGGTGACCGCGGCACCGAGGCCGTGACCCGCGACGTCGCCGATGGCCAGCAGCACGTCGCCGCCGGGCAGCGGCACCACGTCGTACCAGTCGCCGCCGACCTGCCCGGTGGCCGGCTGGTAACGCCCGCCGAGGTCCCAGCCGGGCAGCTCGGGCAGGCTCTCCGGAAGCAGGCTCTGCTGCATCGTGATGGCGATCTGGCGTTCGTGGTCGAGTTCCCAGCGGCTCTCGGCGAGCGAGGCGAGCATCGCGGCCACCGGCGCGAGCTGGGCCGCGGCATGGGCCGACGGTGGCTCGCCGAGCAGCACGGTGAGGGTGCCCAGCGGGTCGCCGGTCCGGCTGCGGATCGGCACGTGCAGCTGCTCGGTGGTGGTCACCTGCTGCTTGCCCGGCGGCACCGGGGTGCTGAACAGCAGCCCGCCGGTCAGCTCGGCGATCGCCTGAATGCCGTCGACCAGCGCGCGGGCCTGTTCGACGGTGGCGTACAGGGCATCCTCGAGGGCGCGCCCGGAGGCGATGACCGCGCTGGTGGCCGAACCGGTCAGCCGGCGGCCGGGCCCGCGGCCGGGGTGCAGGTTGGCCCGCACCCGGGCGATCAGGTCGGCCGCGGTGAAGGGCTTGACCACGTAGTCGTCGGCGCCGGCGTCGAGGCCCGCGACCCCGGACTCGCCCCCGGCCCGTGCCGACAGCACCACGACCGGCAGGGCCCGGGTCGCCTCGTCCCGGCGCAACGCGCGGACCAGGGCGAAGCCGTCGAGCCGCGGCATCATCACGTCGGTCAGCAGCAGGTCCGGCGGGCGGCGGCGGACAGCATCGAGGGCGGCCTGGCCGTCGGCGACCGTCTCGGCCTGCCAGCCCTGGTCGGTGAGCAGCCGGGACAGGTACGCCCGCATGTCGGCGTTGTCGTCGACAACCAGGATGCGTACGTCGGAGGGTTTCGCCGGCGCCGGGACCGCCGGTTCGGTCAGCCAGCCCATCGCCTCCTCGGCGAGCGCGTGGGCGGTGGCACCGGGCACACCCTCGCCGGTGGCTTCGCCGGTCGGCGTGATCACCGCCCAGGGCAGCTCGACGGTGAACACCGTGCCGGTGCCGGGCGCGCTGGTCACGGCGACGTCGCCGCCGAGCAGCCGGCTGAGCTCGCGGACCAGGGCCAGGCCGATGCCGCTGCCCTCGTGGCTGCGCGCCTGCACGCCCTGCACCCGGTGGAACCGGTCGAACAGCTGCGGCAGCTCGTCAGCGCTGATGCCGATGCCGGTGTCCGACACCCGCAGCCGTACCCGCCGCTCGTCGCTGTCCAGAGTCACCCGGATCTCGCCGACGAAGGTGAACTTGAGCGCGTTGGAGAGCAGGTTGGTGACGATCGTCTCCCAGGTGGCCGGGTCGATCGCGGTGGGCCGGGGCAGCGCCGGGCAGTCGACGACCAGCCGCAGCGACGCGCGTTCCACCGCCGAACGGAAGACCCCGGCCAGGTCCGCGGTGAGCCGGGCCAGGTCGACCCGGCGCGGCGTGGTGCCGGCCCGCCCGGCCTCCAGGCTGGAGAACGTCATCAGGTTGTTGACCAGCGTCAGCAGCCGGGTGGCGTTGCGCCGGGCGGTGTCCAGGCGCTCACGCTGACGCTCCCCCAGCGGCTCGTCCGGGTCGGCCAGCGCCTCGGCGAGCGGTCCCAGCATCAGCGTCAACGGGGTGCGGAACTCATGGCTGACATTGGTGAAGAAGGCCGTCTTGACCCGGTCCAGCTCGGCGAGGGCCTCGGCCCGGCGGCGTTCCTCCTCGTACGCGAGAGCGTTGCGCACCGCGACCGCCACCTGCTGAGCGAGCAGGTCGAAGAAGGAGCGGTAGCTGTCGTCCAGCGCCCGGCTCGGGCTGACCCCGGCCAGCAGCACGCCGAGGGGTTGGGCCCGGTCGGCGGCCAGCAGCGGGACGGCGACCGCGGTCCGCACCGGCAGCTGCCACGGGCCACCGGTGACGCCGAGCGTCTCCGGCACCGCCCAGCCGTCGCCGAGGTCACCGGCGAGCTCGGCGGGCAGCGCGCCGGTGCCGGTCGCCGCGACCCGCCTGAGGGTGGTGCCGTCGCGCAGGTAGATCCCGGCGAACGGGACGTCGAGCGGGTGTTCCGCGATCGCGTCGGCCACCCGTACGCAGGTCCGCTCGACCCCGGCGGTCTCGTCCCCGGCCCGGACCGACAGCTCGCGCAGCAGGCGCAGCCGCCGCTCCCCCACGACCTGCTCGGTGACCTCGCTGCAGACGGTGAGCACGCCCACCGTACGGCCGTCGTCGTCGCGGGCCGGGGCGTGCGAGACGCTGAAGTAGGCCTCCTCGCGGTAGCCGGCCCGTTCGAGCATGAGCTGCAGGGCGGGCACCCAGCTGGCCACGCCGGTCGCCATGGCCTCGGTGATCAGCGGTTCCAGCACGGCCCAGCCGGCCTCGAGGGTGACCCGCACGTCCCCGCCCATCGCCGCCGGGTGCTGGTCGCCGATCAGCGCCGAGTAGGCGTCGTTGTAGAGCTGGGTGTACTGCGGCCCCCACAGCAGCAGCATCGGGTAGCGCGACGACAAGACGATGCGTACGGCGGCGCGCAGGCTCTGCGGCCATTGCCCGACCGCACCCAGCGGCGTCCGGGCCCAGTCGAGCCCAGCCATCAGCCGCCCGGCCTCCCCGCCGCCCGCGAACAGCTCCACCGGTCCCCCGTCATCACGTCAAGAGAGCAGGGTCTTACCCCCGCATCGCCGAACCCATGCCTGCCCGCACAGCAGATCACACGACCCGGGTAGGTTGATCGCATGCGGTATGCGGCGGTCGGGGACAGTTTCACCGAGGGGCTGGGCGACGAACTGCCCGACGGCTCCCAGCGCGGCTGGGCGGACCTGGTGGCCGCCGGCCTGCCGGACCCCGACGTGCGGTACGCCAACTTCGCGGTGCGCGGCCGGTTGCTGCGGCCCATCGTCGAGGAGCAGATCGAGGCGGCGCTGGCCCTCGACCCGGCACCCACGGTGATGACGTTCAACGGCGGCGGCAACGACATGATGCGCCCGGGCACCGACCTGGCCGGGCTGCTGGCGCTGATCGAGCGGGGCATCCGGCGCTGCGTCGAGGCCGGGGTGCGGCTGGTCGTGGTGGCCGGCCCCAACCCGTCGCAGCGGTTGCCGTTCGGCGGGTCCATCGACCGCAAGGGCGAGATCCTCACCGTGGAGACGCAGAAGCTGGCGGCCGGGCACGGCGTCGAGTTCGCCGACGTCTTCCACGACCTCGAGATCCGCAAGGCGCCCTACTGGTCGCCCGACCGGCTGCACCTCAACGCGGCGGGCCACCGGCGGGCGGCCGGGCTGGTGCTGACCGCGATGGGCTACGCCTCGGCCGCGCACGTGGTGGATCCGGGCCCGGCCGAGAGCCGGCGCATCCTCGACGAGGCCCGGTACTACCGTGAGCATGTGCTGCCGTGGGTGCAGCGCCGGTTGCGCGGCCGGTCCTCCGGGGACGACCGCACCGGCAAGTACCTGGCGTGGACGGCGGTCAAGGCTGGTTGAGGTTGCTGTGCCTGCGGCCGTATGCGGCGTACAGGATCAGCCCGAGCACGAACCAGACCGCGAAGCGCAGCCAGGTCACCGGGGCGAGGAACGTGATCAGCCAGATCGAGAAGACCACGCCGAGCGCCGGGATCACCGGCATGAGCGGCAACCGGAACGTGCGCGGCACCTCCGGGCGGCGATAGCGCAGCACGATCACGGCGACGCACACCACCACGAAGGCCAGCAGGATGCCGATGTTGGTCAGCTCGGCGGCCTCGCGGATCGGCAGGAAACCGGCGATCACCGCCGACGCGGCCCCGACGATCCAGGTGACCCGGGTGGGCACGTGCCGGGTCGGGTGCAGCTTGGCGAACCAGCCCGGCAGCAGACCGTCGCGGCTCATCGAGTACCACACCCGGGTCACGCCGAGCATGAACGTGAACATCACGGTGAGGATGCCGATGATCGCCCCGACGGCGATGACGTCGGCCAGCCCGGACAGCCCGACCGCGGCGAACGCCGATGAGAAGCCGCTGGTCGGATTGATGTCGCGGTAGTTCTGCATGCCGGTGAGCACCAGCGTGGCGGCGACGTAGAGCACCATCGAGATCGCCAGCGAGTAGATGATCGCCTTGGGCAGGTGCCGGCGCGCGTCCCGGGACTCCTCCGCGGCGGTGCTCATCGCGTCGTACCCGAACACCGCGAAGAACACCGTGGCCGCACCCGTGATCGACCCGCTGACGCCGAACGGGAAGAACGGGGAGTAGTTCTGCGACCGTACGTGGAAGACGCCGACGATCACGACCAGCAGGACCACCGCGACCTTGATCGCGACCACCGCGGTCTCGGCCCGGGCCGCGGCCCGGATACCCCGATTCAGCAGGTACGCGATGAGCAGGCACAACAGCACAGCGAACAGATCGATCACGTGGCCGTCCCCGGTGCCCGGCGCCCCCAGCATCCAGGCCGGCAGGTGCACCCCCAGCTCGCCCATGAGGAACGAGAAGTACCCGGAGATCCCGATGGCCACCACCGCCACGATCGCGGTGTACTCCAGCAGCAGGTCCCACCCGATGAACCAGCCCACTATCTCGCCGAGCACCACGTACCCGTACGTGTAGGCGGATCCCGCCCGGGGAATCATCCCCGCGAACTCCGCATAGGACAGCGCGGCGGCGGCGCTGGCCAGCCCGGCGATCAGGAACGAGACCAGCACGGCGGGCCCGGCGGTCTCATGCGCCACCGCCCCGGCCAGCGCGAAGATGCCGGCCCCGATGATCCCCCCGATCCCGATCGCGGTCAGCTGCCACAACCCCAGCGTGCGGGCCAGCCCACCGGCCCGCTCGTCATCGATGTCCTCGATGGGCTTGCGCCGGAAGATCCCCGACCCCTGCCCGAACCGCCCCGGTGTCGTCGTCATGACAATGATCTATCACGTTCCATCCAAGATCGTTGATTCACCGGCTACCAGGAGTCGTACCATTCGCTCTCGGACATCGGCTCCGCGGCGGCCGCGGCGGTGGCGGCGCGCTGGATCTCGGCGAGGATGTCGTCGAGCAGGCCGCGCAGCGCGTGCATCAGCTGCAGCTGGATGGCGAACCAGCCCTCGGCGTCCTCCTCGGCCAGCGGCGACCGGTCGTCCTCGCGCACCATCCGCAGCCGGTGCAGCCGCTGGTCGTCGGCCAGCGCCGCGAGCCCGGCGGTCAGCCCGCGCGGCCGCTCGTCGAACAGCGCCTGGGCGGTGCCGATCCAGCCCTTGAGCTCGGTGCCGCTCTGCGCCACCGCCCCGAGCCCGGCGAGCTGGTCGACGTGCCGCTGCGGGCGCAGCACCATGAGGTGGGCGTGCGAGCCGGCGGCGGCCAGCCCGGCCGCGTACACCTCGCGCAGCTCCTCGGCCTGCCGGGCGAAGTCGGCCCGTCGCGCCGGATCGATGCCCAGCTCGCGGTGCGCGCGCCCGGCCAGGTCCGGTTGTACGGGCGGCGGGTCGGCGGCCCGCGCGGGCACGCCGATGCGCGTGGTGACGCCGCCGCCGAGCCCGCCGAAGTACTTCTCCAGCACGTCCAGGCCACCGATCCGGCTGGGGTCGCCGCCGCCGACCCGCACGAGATCGGCGAGCAGCCGGTGGTCGGGCACCATCCAGGGCTGCGGCGCCGCGCCGTTGCCCTCCCGGCTCCAGTACCTGCGGAACGCCGCCTCGTCACTGATGCCGATCGCATGCAGCCGGATGCCGGCCGCCTGGTGCAGCTCGTCCATCAGCGACACCGGGTCGGTGCTGGCCGCCACCGCCTCACCGGTGGACTCGGCGCCCTTTGGATTCCAGTCCGCGCCGTCGCTGATCAGCACGATCAGCTGCTCGTTGCCGGGGACGCCGTGCCGGTGCAGCAGCTCGGAGGCGAAGTGCAGCGCCTTGCCGATGTCGGTGTTGCTACTGGCGGGCAACAGCCGGCCCACCTCCCGGCGGTAGTCGGCGGCCACCGCGGGCTCGCTGTCCGCGCTCATCTCGGCCATCCCCGACCCTGCCGGGAACACCACCGAGCAGTCGGTGGTGAACCGCACCAGCGCGATCCGGGACACCCGCCCGGCCGTGCTCAGCCGCGAGTCGAGCAGCCGCAGCAGGGCCTGCCGCTGGGCCTCGGAGCGCCGCATGGTCGACGCCCGGCCCGGCTGCCGGGACCGCCAGCTGTACGGGTCCTCGCCGGTGACCGGGGGCACGTCGTCGATGCTCATGGACCCGCTGCAGTCGGCCAGCACGACGATGTCGGTGCCGGTCCGGCCGCTGCGGGCGTACAGCATCAGCTCGGTGTCACGGCCGATGCGCAACAGACCGTGCAGCTCGTGCCCGTCGGGGCCGGTCGCCTCGCGCAGCCGGAACGGCATCCCGGCCACGGTGAGCCAGGTCGACCCGGCCGGATCGCTGAACAGCACCCGCCCGGCGAGGTCGGCCGCGCTCAGCAGGGCCCGGGACGCCTCCTGCAGGTCGCCGTCGGTCATCGGTTCCAGCGTGATCCGGGTGGGCACCGCGGCCGGTTGCACGCTCAGGCTCCACGGCGTGCCGGGATCGTCGAGGCCCTGCTCGGCGGCCAGGTCGGCGCCGATCGCCAGCACCCCGGGCGGCAGTTCGGGCCGGCTGAACAGCTGCACCCCCAGCCGCTGCCCGCCCGAGCTGCCGACGGTCAGCAGCCCGGGGGCGTCGGCGGCGAGGTCCTGCCGGCTGACCACCAGCCGGCCGGCGCCGGCCAGTCCGGGTCCGGGTACGACGAGGAGCCGCTGGCGGCCGGGTGTCCACGTGGCGGTCACAGCTTCTCCAGCTTGATCGTGAGGCCGAGCCGGCGCTGCAGCTCCTTGATGGTGCTGCCCTGCCGGCCGATGAACCGCGACCGCAGCTCCTCCGGTACGCGGACCCACAGGTCACCGGTGCGCGGCTTGTAGACCGACAGGGACAGCCGGCCGGCCAGGTCGGCGTACCCGAGGTCAGCCATGATCTGCTGCAGGGCGGCGAAGCGGCGTTCACCCTCCCGGCCCTCGATCTCGTCGACGCGCAGCTCCTCGAGCCATCCGGCGTCGTGCTCGGACAGCAACGGCCGCAGCCCCGGGTCGGTGCTGCCGGGGGTGCGCACGAGGTCGTACAGGGTGCTCAGGTCGTACAGGTGCTGCCGGACGTTGATGAAGATGTGCCGCAGCGTCGACAACCGCGGCAGCTTCGGCACCCTGGCGGTGCCGCGCCGGCGGGCCCGGGTGCCCCGGACGATCTGCTCGACCACCTCCGGCGGGGACAGGGCCGGCAGGGTGCGCCGGTGCGCGGCGCACAGCACCAGGCCGCGCCGGTGCGGACCGTAAACCTGCCAGCGGAAGGCATGCCCGGCACAGCACCGGGTTCCGCAGGCGCCCCGCTGCCCGGCCACCGCGGTGCTGAACTCGCACGCCAGACTGCCGGTGCTGGCGCAGCCCTGCGTCGCGCAGGCCGGGAACCGCAGCTCGTAGCAGCCGTCGCAATAGGAGGTGAGCGGGTCGCCGGGGTGCCGGCGGCGATGGCTGTCGCACCATGCGCGCCGGCGGTTGCAGCGTGGCCCGGCACACCAGAACGTGGCCGTG includes:
- a CDS encoding SpoIIE family protein phosphatase, which gives rise to MELFAGGGEAGRLMAGLDWARTPLGAVGQWPQSLRAAVRIVLSSRYPMLLLWGPQYTQLYNDAYSALIGDQHPAAMGGDVRVTLEAGWAVLEPLITEAMATGVASWVPALQLMLERAGYREEAYFSVSHAPARDDDGRTVGVLTVCSEVTEQVVGERRLRLLRELSVRAGDETAGVERTCVRVADAIAEHPLDVPFAGIYLRDGTTLRRVAATGTGALPAELAGDLGDGWAVPETLGVTGGPWQLPVRTAVAVPLLAADRAQPLGVLLAGVSPSRALDDSYRSFFDLLAQQVAVAVRNALAYEEERRRAEALAELDRVKTAFFTNVSHEFRTPLTLMLGPLAEALADPDEPLGERQRERLDTARRNATRLLTLVNNLMTFSSLEAGRAGTTPRRVDLARLTADLAGVFRSAVERASLRLVVDCPALPRPTAIDPATWETIVTNLLSNALKFTFVGEIRVTLDSDERRVRLRVSDTGIGISADELPQLFDRFHRVQGVQARSHEGSGIGLALVRELSRLLGGDVAVTSAPGTGTVFTVELPWAVITPTGEATGEGVPGATAHALAEEAMGWLTEPAVPAPAKPSDVRILVVDDNADMRAYLSRLLTDQGWQAETVADGQAALDAVRRRPPDLLLTDVMMPRLDGFALVRALRRDEATRALPVVVLSARAGGESGVAGLDAGADDYVVKPFTAADLIARVRANLHPGRGPGRRLTGSATSAVIASGRALEDALYATVEQARALVDGIQAIAELTGGLLFSTPVPPGKQQVTTTEQLHVPIRSRTGDPLGTLTVLLGEPPSAHAAAQLAPVAAMLASLAESRWELDHERQIAITMQQSLLPESLPELPGWDLGGRYQPATGQVGGDWYDVVPLPGGDVLLAIGDVAGHGLGAAVTAAQLRNAVRAYAVEGPAPHRLLARIVAMLDRLNSAYFATVLVARLTPATGRLTWSSAGHLAPARWSAGHDPVWLPSAVGPPLGITGATYPENSVTLDEGDYLLFFTDGLVETRDQPVDAGVARLLARGAGRAALGAPATDLLAAALAAVTPPQPDDIAAIAVRRHPPQRPARTTTTRADIDRTWTYPLVPTASSALRRDLRAALAGAVDDDLLSDLQLAATEAVNNAVEHAQQPTRPQVDVRLQTGPDAIRISVQDYGSWRGRPAPLDRGRGALLMNAYGDVRVTATSTGTLVVIERKL
- a CDS encoding SGNH/GDSL hydrolase family protein, translating into MRYAAVGDSFTEGLGDELPDGSQRGWADLVAAGLPDPDVRYANFAVRGRLLRPIVEEQIEAALALDPAPTVMTFNGGGNDMMRPGTDLAGLLALIERGIRRCVEAGVRLVVVAGPNPSQRLPFGGSIDRKGEILTVETQKLAAGHGVEFADVFHDLEIRKAPYWSPDRLHLNAAGHRRAAGLVLTAMGYASAAHVVDPGPAESRRILDEARYYREHVLPWVQRRLRGRSSGDDRTGKYLAWTAVKAG
- a CDS encoding amino acid permease; the protein is MTTTPGRFGQGSGIFRRKPIEDIDDERAGGLARTLGLWQLTAIGIGGIIGAGIFALAGAVAHETAGPAVLVSFLIAGLASAAAALSYAEFAGMIPRAGSAYTYGYVVLGEIVGWFIGWDLLLEYTAIVAVVAIGISGYFSFLMGELGVHLPAWMLGAPGTGDGHVIDLFAVLLCLLIAYLLNRGIRAAARAETAVVAIKVAVVLLVVIVGVFHVRSQNYSPFFPFGVSGSITGAATVFFAVFGYDAMSTAAEESRDARRHLPKAIIYSLAISMVLYVAATLVLTGMQNYRDINPTSGFSSAFAAVGLSGLADVIAVGAIIGILTVMFTFMLGVTRVWYSMSRDGLLPGWFAKLHPTRHVPTRVTWIVGAASAVIAGFLPIREAAELTNIGILLAFVVVCVAVIVLRYRRPEVPRTFRLPLMPVIPALGVVFSIWLITFLAPVTWLRFAVWFVLGLILYAAYGRRHSNLNQP